The genomic stretch AGGAAGGCGAGAAGAGAGTCGCCGCCCGCATTGCTCCCTGGCAGCACCACCCGTCTTCGAGGATCTTTCGGGTTTCCCGCGCCTCCGGAGGAAAAGATCGGCACAGCAAAGTCTATACCGCTAAGGGCCTCCGAGACCGGCGAGTTCGCCTCTCCGTATCCACTGCAATCCAGTTTTATGATCTCCAGGACCGTCTCGGTTACGATCAGCCGAGCAAGGCTATCGAGTGGCTGATTAAGGCGGCGGCGGCTCCTATCAATGAGTTACCTCCCCTCAACGGCTTCCCCAAGCTGCCTTATCCTATGGGGGAAGACGCCGTGAAGACCAATCCAGACGTCGAGCCAACCTACAAGCATAGCCAGCAGCAGCATCCTTCGACCAAATCCGGGTGCAGCAGTACCTCGGACACCAGCAAAGGCTCGGTCTTGTCACTCTCACGCTCCGAGAGCCGCACCATGGCCAGGGAACGAGCGCGAGAGCGAGCCGCGAAGGACAAAGAGAAGGATAGAGGTGGCAGTGGCCACATCGATGCCTCCCCTCACCAGAATCTGAGTTCTCAGACCTCTTTCACTGAACTTCTCACCGGCGGCGGCAGCAACGGGTCCAACAACAACGTAACTAGTGTTGCTGCAGACGGCGGCGAGAATTCTAGCCATAACTGCCTCCAGAAGCAAATCTCGACGGCGGATTACTTCGGCCAAGCTGGTCTCTTCCCCCAGTCTCAGAAAAGTCACCAGCTGCCGGCCGGGTTTTCGAATCAACCTCACTTGGGAAACAACTCTTCATTGGGAATGCTTCCCTTTAACATTGTTTCCACTAGTGACAATCAAGAAATGCAGCAATTCTCCTTCTTGCAGGACCATTTCTTCCCTTCCTCGGCGGTGGCGGCCACAGGGGACTACAACCTCAACTTCTCAATTTCCTCCTCTGGTTTCGTGGGTTTCAATAGGGGGACCCTTCAGTCCAATTCACCAGCTCAGTTGCCTCAGCAGCACAACCATCTGCAGAGGCTCTCTTCTACAGTCGACGGATCGAACCTTCAATTCTTCTTCGGCACTGCTGCAGGTTCGGCTGCTACTCCTACCAACGGGGAGAATCATCATTTTCCGGCAGGACTTGACGGTCGTCTGCAG from Zingiber officinale cultivar Zhangliang chromosome 5B, Zo_v1.1, whole genome shotgun sequence encodes the following:
- the LOC121986428 gene encoding transcription factor TCP24-like gives rise to the protein MAMEENNQGCKRSRVAVGNGCSLTSKIGRKERQDEDEEEGEKRVAARIAPWQHHPSSRIFRVSRASGGKDRHSKVYTAKGLRDRRVRLSVSTAIQFYDLQDRLGYDQPSKAIEWLIKAAAAPINELPPLNGFPKLPYPMGEDAVKTNPDVEPTYKHSQQQHPSTKSGCSSTSDTSKGSVLSLSRSESRTMARERARERAAKDKEKDRGGSGHIDASPHQNLSSQTSFTELLTGGGSNGSNNNVTSVAADGGENSSHNCLQKQISTADYFGQAGLFPQSQKSHQLPAGFSNQPHLGNNSSLGMLPFNIVSTSDNQEMQQFSFLQDHFFPSSAVAATGDYNLNFSISSSGFVGFNRGTLQSNSPAQLPQQHNHLQRLSSTVDGSNLQFFFGTAAGSAATPTNGENHHFPAGLDGRLQLYYGDGYRQSDMKGKRKS